A portion of the Babylonia areolata isolate BAREFJ2019XMU chromosome 4, ASM4173473v1, whole genome shotgun sequence genome contains these proteins:
- the LOC143281683 gene encoding uncharacterized protein LOC143281683 — translation MSTRKTDKFIALTPVRLEDFKASYTQNNLTPMQVVRHLSQVDQTNRYASNANSAAANALSASGSLQNQNLSDENSPAFANPDWHMLTESSEEGDFMFPWLPSRPQAVLQVSDGSENFQIPHSDDEVISPVKPSPIIENNTASNHSSEDTSGAGGKVEKRQFICSVCKKTYRLQSSLEKHQQVPCEVRPYKCDICQKAFKRLDHLKAHSRMHTGERPYSCSLCSKTFRQKNHLQRHIERKHGKGQEEEEEVEQDENSSDVCGVEDMEDDETRSGDQD, via the exons ATGTCGACACGAAAAACTGATAAGTTTATTGCCTTAACTCCAGTTCGGTTGGAGGATTTTAAAGCTAGCTATACCCAGAATAATCTGACGCCAATGCAGGTTGTGAGACATTTATCTCAGGTTGATCAGACAAATCGTTACGCTTCCAATGCAAATTCTGCAGCTGCAAACGCTTTGTCGGCGAGTGGTTCTTTGCAGAATCAGAAT TTGTCGGATGAGAACTCTCCAGCATTCGCGAACCCTGACTGGCACATGCTGACTGAGAGCAGCGAAGAGGGGGACTTCATGTTCCCCTGGCTTCCCTCACGTCCGCAGGCCGTGCTGCAAGTGTCGGACGGTTCTGAAAACTTCCAGATCCCCCACAGCGATGATGAGGTGATCTCTCCCGTCAAGCCCTCCCCCATCATTGAGAACAACACAGCCAGCAACCACAGCAGCGAGGACACCAGCGGCGCTGGGGGGAAGGTTGAGAAGCGGCAGTTCATCTGCTCGGTGTGCAAGAAGACATACCGTCTGCAGAGCTCCTTGGAGAAGCACCAGCAGGTGCCGTGCGAGGTGCGGCCCTACAAGTGTGACATCTGCCAGAAGGCCTTCAAGCGCCTGGACCACCTCAAGGCACACAGCCGCATGCACACCGGGGAGCGCCCCTACTCCTGCTCCCTGTGCAGCAAGACCTTCCGCCAGAAGAACCACCTGCAGCGACACATCGAACGCAAGCACGgcaaggggcaggaggaggaggaggaggtggagcaggATGAGAACTCTTCCGACGTGTGTGGCGTGGAAGACATGGAGGACGACGAGACGAGAAGCGGGGATCAGGACTGA